From Halapricum desulfuricans, a single genomic window includes:
- a CDS encoding segregation/condensation protein A, which produces MTDDEIPLDITGHETREEPDDDRSLPDGGTSVLAGGKSGDPGGPPEPDGTPGDDVEPVEVLVQLAEDGEIDPWDIDVVRVTDKFLDALEEADLRTSGRALFYASVLVRMKSDAMLDDGESADQGPADGDDPWVEPLGEDELGVDPFDQLDAEIDRRLERKRARGMPQTLDELVRELRDAERGTWWKESREYDTSDSPHGYQRGTQQLDYRSADDLRMDEEPTAAEVTGTAHAENIDEIIGSVERVLNEQYNAGRSEVLYREISDVTGSRVETFLGLLFLSHRGEVLLSQDDLFGDLWIQDPTASGAGPASDD; this is translated from the coding sequence ATGACTGACGACGAGATTCCGCTAGACATCACAGGTCACGAGACCCGGGAGGAACCGGACGACGACCGCAGTTTGCCCGACGGCGGCACCAGCGTTCTCGCGGGCGGCAAATCGGGTGATCCGGGCGGACCGCCGGAGCCGGACGGCACGCCGGGAGACGATGTCGAGCCGGTCGAAGTGCTCGTCCAGCTCGCGGAGGACGGGGAGATCGACCCCTGGGATATCGATGTCGTCCGGGTGACGGACAAGTTCCTCGACGCACTCGAAGAGGCGGATCTGCGAACGTCCGGCCGTGCGCTGTTCTACGCGAGTGTGCTCGTGCGCATGAAAAGTGATGCTATGCTGGACGACGGCGAATCTGCGGATCAGGGACCCGCTGACGGCGACGACCCCTGGGTCGAGCCGCTCGGCGAGGACGAGTTGGGCGTCGACCCCTTCGATCAACTCGACGCCGAGATCGACCGCCGACTCGAGCGCAAGCGCGCTCGCGGGATGCCCCAGACGCTGGACGAACTTGTCCGGGAACTCCGCGATGCCGAGCGGGGCACCTGGTGGAAAGAATCCCGGGAGTACGACACCAGCGACTCCCCACACGGGTATCAGCGCGGGACGCAGCAACTCGACTATCGAAGTGCCGACGATCTTCGGATGGACGAGGAGCCGACCGCGGCCGAGGTCACGGGGACGGCCCACGCCGAAAACATCGACGAGATCATCGGCAGCGTCGAACGTGTGCTCAACGAGCAGTACAACGCCGGCCGATCGGAAGTTCTCTATCGTGAGATCAGCGACGTTACCGGCTCCCGTGTCGAGACGTTCCTCGGACTGCTCTTTCTGTCTCACCGGGGGGAGGTCCTGCTGTCTCAGGACGATCTTTTCGGCGACCTCTGGATCCAGGACCCCACCGCTTCCGGGGCCGGCCCTGCATCTGACGACTGA
- a CDS encoding cytochrome P450 — MTRETRTVVSVSDSRAGRARRDCQERLGREWGENRPASEATRETSEDLNEVKILEKVSGEGHRPASEATRETSEDLNEVKILEKSENGERGERRDSGGSERSEDPRKSERGSQTRLTSAVAWQPGGEP, encoded by the coding sequence ATGACTAGGGAGACGCGAACGGTAGTGAGCGTCTCCGACAGTCGAGCGGGGAGAGCGAGACGCGACTGTCAGGAGCGTCTCGGACGCGAGTGGGGAGAGAATCGACCCGCGAGCGAAGCGACCCGCGAGACTAGCGAGGATCTGAACGAAGTGAAGATCCTCGAAAAAGTGAGCGGGGAGGGGCATCGACCCGCGAGCGAAGCGACCCGCGAGACTAGCGAGGATCTGAACGAAGTGAAGATCCTCGAAAAAAGCGAGAACGGGGAGCGGGGGGAGAGACGCGACTCCGGAGGTTCTGAACGAAGTGAAGATCCTCGAAAAAGCGAGCGGGGGAGCCAGACGCGACTCACGAGCGCGGTCGCGTGGCAACCTGGAGGCGAGCCATGA